CAGCAGCATGCTACTGCTGCTAATATATTTCAAATGGTTTGGTGTGACCTAGACGATCTAAGTGTTACCTATTTCACTGTGGTGGTATGAACGCATGAGGGAGACCAGGTTTATACTCTGGTGCATGTAGTTGTTGTCAAAGGTGCATGTAGttgttttcaaaatttctttgGAGTCAATGAGAATCGTCAAAACACCCAAATGACCATAGGTTACACAGGGCCTGTTAGAGGGCAACGTTCCGAGAGTTTTAGCCAATACCCAACCTCTCATAAGATCCGATTACTAAGGGTACTGAACTGACAAGAAAACCACCACTGGTGCTGAAGTGACACACCATCGTCCCTCAGGAGTGCAGACTACCATGAAGATTATGGTTAGTCATCAAATCCACCTTAGACATTTTGTGTTCATGTTAACTAGATTAGAGATCCTATGGCTTAATCTCAATTTTTCTCTAACATTGTGGCATCAAGAGCCATCTAACCTAGTTTATGCCTAGGATTAAGTTAACTGGAGGTTGGTTTAATCTAATTAGTGCCCTAATTACTTACTGTTAGCCCCAATTAGCCATGTTGATCATGTTTTGGCCCTGAACTAATCATGCCTAAGTATTGTCCTTACTGTTCTTCAGATCAGCTCAATTTCTTGCATGTTTAAGGCCTAGGTTTAGTTAATCATCAGGgattaatcatggactaatgcAAATGTGTCATATAACGTGTCCAGTCAAACCTCGGATTATGTTAACCGTGGCCAAATTTCACGTGCATCAAGGGCCTAGGGTTCGTATCAACAACAGAAAAGAGTGGAATCGTTGCGAACTCAAGTCAAAATACCCAAAATTTCCAAAAACCTAGATCTATTTCGCCCAAAATTTCTACCCCAAATTCAGAAAGAAAGCCCTAATTGATGAACTTGGGTATTACAAACCTCGGCCCGCTGCGTATCAGGGTATTGCGGCCGGCGTTGCGCGCCAGGGCGCCACCGCAGCTGCCGCCGCGGATCAGGGCGCTGCCGTCTTCTTGGGCGCTGGCCGGGGGCGCTCGACGGAGCCGCACGAAACCATGGCCGCGCGCGTGCACCGGCGAGAGGCCCCGTGCCGGCGCCGTCTCTTGCACGCGCTGCTGCCCTGACCTCATGTTTCTGGTGGCCGCGTCCGTGAAAATCGGGAAGGCTTGGACCGCAGGAGCATTTTTTTGTTAGGAcagtctcagtgggggtttcaccAGAGTTTCACCAGCATTTAATATAGTGTCACATCAGCGTTTTGCATGAAATAGGGTGGAAAGAGAGTAGAATCGTTTCACCACGGTGAAACTGGTCGGGCGTCGTTTCCTAGGACTTGAAACCCGGATGAAACGAGCACTGAGTCGTTTCACCCCATCTTCCCCGATCCCGTGCGGGCGGGAGGCGCGCGCCGTCGGCAATCTTCCCGCGTGCAGCCTCGCCTCTTCCCGCGCGCAGCCTCGCCCTTTTCCCGCGCCCTCTTCCCTCCCTCCCCTAAGCTCGCCTTCCTCTCCCTCGTGTCCCATCCACCGTCCTCCCTCCTAGGGTTCCAGGCTCCATGGATCCGCCGCCGGCTGAGGCTTCTAGGCGTGGCGCCGCCGGCAGAGGAGGCAATACCAGCAAGACCCGCGGCCGGCTTGGACTGAAGAAGGCATCCGCTCGTGCGCCGTCACCACCTCCAGGTTGTTCCTCCCCAGCGGCGCCAACTCCCTCCCCCACCGCGCCGACTCCCACCCCCACCGCGCCGACTCCCACCCACACCGCGCCGGCGGCAGGGCAAGCTCCTGGATCCCTTCCTGCGCCGATATTTCCACTGCAAGGAGCAAGATGGGGCTCCATACCTCCCAATTTTGCACAAGATCCTAATTCATGGTATGTTTGATTTCGATCTATTTTTTAGTCAATCGATACTGCTGTGATTTTGATTGTTGCTCTTTGCTAATTGCTGTGATTTTGACAGATGCTCAATCCATACCCAAGTAGATAAGTCTGTTCTCATTgtgtgatactgaacatgaacCATATTCATGCTTGGAAGGGTCAGTTTACTCGTGGTGATCAGAAACATCCAACGTTGATACTTGAGGCTGTGGCATCACATGATCTTTGGCTTTGGCATGCATTCTTTGGAGCAGCAGGTTCTAACAATGATATTAATGTTTTGAACCAATCTAATGTGTTTATCAATGAGCTCAAAGGACAAGCTCCTAGAGTCTAGTACACTGTTAATGGAAATCAGTACAACATTGGGTACTTCCTTGGTGATGGAATATATCCTGAATGGGCAGTATTTGTTAAGTCAATTAAACTCCCTATCGGTGAGAAGGAACGACGGTATGCAGCCGAACAAGAAGGGGCAAGAAAGGATATCGAGAGAGCCTTTGGTGTATTGCAGCGTCGCTTTTGCATCTTAAAACAACCTGCTCGTCTATACGACAGAGATGTACTCCGTGATGTCGTGCTAGCATGCATCATACTTCACAATATGATAGTTGAAGATGAGAAGGAGGCAGACACTATTGAAGAAAATCTAGACCTAAACGTTCCTCCTAGTTCAACAACCGTTCAAGAGCCGGAATTCTCTCCGGATCAAGAAGTTCCATTTGAGAGAGTTTTAGAAAAAGATACTACTATTAGAGATCGATCGGCTCATCGTCGACTTAAGAAAGATTTGGTGGAACATATATGGAATAAATTTGGTCCTCTTCCACCTGGACCTACAATTTGAGCTAATACCTGtatgtttcattttttttatcaaTTATACATTGCTGTGACCTGAACTAACACTGTGCTATTTGTTTACTTGTGCAGGGTGAAAGCAACTACTGGAATCTCTGGGGTGCATGATTGGTTGAAGATTGGACGTGATGATTGGTTGAAGATGAGCTCTGTAGCTCatatatcttatatat
This window of the Sorghum bicolor cultivar BTx623 chromosome 7, Sorghum_bicolor_NCBIv3, whole genome shotgun sequence genome carries:
- the LOC110437256 gene encoding uncharacterized protein LOC110437256 — protein: MDPPPAEASRRGAAGRGGNTSKTRGRLGLKKASARAPSPPPGCSSPAAPTPSPTAPTPTPTAPTPTHTAPAAGQAPGSLPAPIFPLQGARWGSIPPNFAQDPNSWVKATTGISGVHDWLKIGRDDWLKMSSIGDVDRCTVYVSLAPGMEDPAREDPPIEDAARCDRTASDVNPDHAVGQRAAEPAYAAEDAAPQTTDQPAAAAAATGIEGESAPCSR